Proteins encoded by one window of Chryseobacterium sp. POL2:
- a CDS encoding IS110 family transposase, with translation METKKQISLEVVNSNAAGIDIGSRSHWVAVGQNAEDVKEFGVYSQDQLEMCHWLHSNGVTSIAMESTGTYWQNLFSTLVGQGFDVILVNGRQTKNIKGKKTDIKDCQWIQKLHSLGLLSASFLPDSDTDTVRTYSRHRQNLLKQSASCTRRMQKYLRLMNMRLEVVVRDIVGLTGSCIIEAFLNGEHKGEELAKLRHYNCRKSEEEIAKALQFNGRKDYLFALKQEWDSYKHLQQQIMDTDLQIDRLLKEFIEKDEHKKQHTIEKKSTSVKIKTQ, from the coding sequence ATGGAAACTAAGAAGCAGATTTCACTCGAAGTGGTAAATTCCAATGCTGCGGGAATAGATATTGGAAGCCGTAGCCATTGGGTAGCAGTAGGGCAAAATGCAGAGGATGTAAAAGAATTTGGCGTGTACAGCCAAGACCAGTTGGAGATGTGCCACTGGTTACACTCGAATGGCGTTACCTCGATCGCCATGGAATCCACCGGAACTTATTGGCAAAATCTGTTCTCAACTTTGGTGGGACAAGGTTTTGATGTGATTTTGGTTAATGGCAGACAAACCAAAAATATCAAAGGAAAAAAGACAGACATTAAAGATTGCCAATGGATTCAAAAACTTCACTCTCTGGGGCTTTTGAGTGCCAGCTTTTTACCCGATTCGGACACGGACACCGTACGAACCTATTCCAGACACCGTCAAAACCTGCTCAAGCAATCTGCATCATGCACCAGGAGGATGCAAAAATATCTGCGATTGATGAATATGAGGCTTGAAGTTGTGGTAAGGGATATAGTCGGTCTTACAGGATCTTGCATTATTGAAGCTTTTCTAAACGGAGAGCACAAGGGAGAGGAATTGGCAAAACTCCGTCATTACAATTGCCGAAAATCAGAGGAGGAAATCGCAAAAGCTCTGCAGTTCAATGGGCGCAAAGATTATCTCTTTGCCTTGAAGCAAGAGTGGGATTCCTACAAACACCTCCAGCAACAAATCATGGATACGGATTTGCAGATCGACCGGCTCCTGAAGGAATTCATCGAAAAGGACGAGCATAAGAAACAGCATACCATTGAAAAAAAAAGCACAAGCGTAAAAATAAAAACGCAGTAA
- a CDS encoding adenine-specific methyltransferase EcoRI family protein, whose translation MADKKASNRNLTKAKNTKNDEFYTQYFDIEREINAYLEYNPNVFRGKTILLPCDDPEWSNFTKFFAQNFENFGLKKLISTSFAPDSKTFKDGYQPTLFEKNNPQFDEKKTITNGKIFTLTKDKSGDGKIDVNDLEWEYLKGDGDFKSEEIKNLRNESDIIITNPPFSLFREFLTWIVEAEKQFVIIGSMNAITYKEVFPLIKENKMWLGNGFKAGNAFFSSPVNNDYADGVFNPDTGLVKFRNVVWFTNIDHGRRHQPLPLMSMADNIKFSKHKEVKNIGYQEFDNYNAINVPFTDAIPNDYKGAMAVPISFLDKYSPEQFEIISSNEIRKNENVPFKEHGLIKDKDGTISGKPTYVRLVIKKRN comes from the coding sequence ATGGCGGACAAAAAAGCAAGTAACAGAAATTTAACCAAAGCTAAAAACACAAAAAACGACGAATTTTACACACAATATTTCGATATTGAACGTGAAATAAATGCGTATTTGGAATACAATCCAAACGTATTTCGTGGCAAAACAATTTTACTTCCTTGTGATGACCCCGAATGGAGCAACTTTACGAAATTTTTTGCACAGAATTTTGAAAACTTTGGACTAAAAAAACTCATTAGCACAAGTTTTGCACCAGATAGTAAAACTTTCAAAGATGGTTATCAACCTACATTATTTGAGAAAAACAACCCACAATTTGACGAAAAGAAGACCATAACAAACGGCAAAATTTTTACGCTTACTAAAGACAAATCAGGAGACGGAAAAATTGATGTAAACGATTTGGAATGGGAATATCTAAAAGGCGATGGAGATTTTAAAAGTGAAGAAATTAAAAATCTTCGCAATGAATCGGATATTATTATTACCAATCCACCTTTTTCTTTGTTTCGAGAATTTTTGACATGGATAGTGGAAGCCGAAAAACAATTTGTAATCATCGGAAGTATGAACGCTATTACTTATAAAGAAGTTTTTCCGCTAATAAAAGAAAATAAAATGTGGTTAGGAAATGGCTTTAAAGCAGGAAATGCTTTTTTTTCTTCGCCTGTAAATAATGATTATGCTGATGGAGTTTTCAATCCTGATACAGGGCTTGTAAAGTTTAGAAATGTTGTTTGGTTTACCAACATTGACCACGGAAGACGACATCAACCTTTGCCTTTGATGTCAATGGCTGATAACATCAAATTCAGCAAACACAAAGAAGTTAAAAATATTGGTTATCAAGAATTTGATAATTACAATGCCATTAATGTACCATTTACTGATGCAATTCCAAATGATTATAAAGGTGCAATGGCAGTTCCTATAAGTTTTCTTGACAAATATTCGCCCGAACAATTTGAAATCATAAGCTCAAACGAAATTAGAAAAAATGAAAATGTTCCTTTCAAAGAACACGGTTTAATAAAAGACAAAGACGGAACTATAAGTGGTAAACCAACCTATGTAAGACTTGTAATAAAAAAAAGAAACTAA
- a CDS encoding DUF6252 family protein encodes MKNLFLLSLLTIGLFTACKDREPDPNVLPQATQSGKNTAGALVDGKVWVATTEFVYPPGTVCENFGNKTKIVLDLRKIKNMGRNSIDIKIIIENLELNKTYELNQNPVSDFNYAIYTNNEGISYSTQLTSDYTGKIKITRIDLQNQIVSGTFEFKAIDHNGNVVNITDGRFDKKFD; translated from the coding sequence ATGAAAAATCTTTTCCTTTTATCACTCTTAACTATAGGACTTTTCACTGCCTGCAAAGACCGAGAACCCGATCCCAACGTCCTTCCACAAGCCACACAATCTGGCAAAAACACAGCCGGCGCGCTTGTAGATGGCAAAGTATGGGTGGCAACGACTGAATTTGTTTACCCACCCGGAACAGTTTGTGAAAATTTTGGTAATAAAACAAAAATCGTTCTTGATTTAAGAAAAATAAAGAATATGGGGCGTAACTCTATTGACATAAAAATAATAATTGAAAATTTGGAGTTAAACAAAACATATGAATTGAACCAAAATCCTGTTTCTGATTTTAATTATGCTATCTATACGAATAACGAAGGTATCAGTTATTCGACTCAACTTACTTCAGATTATACAGGAAAAATAAAAATTACGCGCATTGACTTGCAAAACCAAATCGTATCTGGTACTTTTGAGTTCAAAGCAATCGACCATAATGGGAATGTTGTAAATATCACCGACGGACGTTTCGATAAAAAATTCGACTAA
- a CDS encoding esterase/lipase family protein, producing MVVNKPKLTLYIKLKDGQTQITNPLIVAEGFDSGHITAPRQEAGDNNIETFLYKNGMNYDLRTYLTGNYDIIYVDWGIGTDYIQNNAELLKKAIRWVNQNKVGTEKNVVMGQSMGGLIARYALKDMEDQGENHNTKLFISHDAPHLGANTPLSIQYMLRNISKTFLSSPIVAGLNYVFSPFFTGGAPFSEIATIADTPASRQMLINYVNNNYNIDNSIHNTWQSQLKAKGYPQLTRNVAISNGSECGTDQNLEDLVTMHHSSKGWFVDILGALIGGVTLDPGQILLSLIPGESRYYYDFVARPMITLNESKQLYYGKIVYKKKILWAIPAQNTLLSGSRNQPQNVLPIDKYGGGKFTFPKSSLPPWIGNHIDVHDFSFVPTPSALDYKFGNSALSESDYQKSYSPVDDKLDVPFANFVAEQVLSYGDENNNHINFSPRNRQFLIAQLSGNNQNQPITSSYLCGSKVKIGGENLLCGSNIATYTTGFAPTIQWSILNGSNLIDINGPSNQPQISFTPKTNANGFVKLQAYLSGGGASNTVTKDIWIGKPFFDVTQIDNPNYYNESHFYLDGGVNFPIESQGITNIKWTKISSNPSTVRLFAMQNHREAWAIGDNNSWNMDIKVEVTNACGTTEYFTTITPPPTLPCETYSLAKDNTTDSYAILKIVEPPCNLNKTVTSKQGDQYQITVANGMGIIIISKIGDAFDLQGFPTGMYVINISKDNQTIINQTLMKN from the coding sequence ATGGTGGTCAACAAACCAAAATTAACGCTTTATATTAAATTAAAAGACGGTCAGACACAGATTACAAATCCTTTAATAGTTGCCGAAGGTTTTGATTCAGGGCACATTACAGCGCCAAGACAGGAAGCTGGAGATAACAATATCGAAACTTTTCTTTATAAAAATGGGATGAATTATGATTTAAGGACATATCTTACGGGCAATTATGACATCATCTACGTAGACTGGGGCATTGGTACCGACTATATACAAAACAATGCAGAGCTACTAAAAAAAGCAATCCGCTGGGTAAACCAAAACAAAGTAGGTACAGAAAAGAATGTAGTAATGGGACAAAGCATGGGTGGGCTCATTGCAAGATACGCGCTTAAAGATATGGAAGACCAAGGAGAAAATCATAACACCAAATTATTTATTTCTCATGATGCGCCTCATCTAGGAGCCAATACACCTCTTAGTATACAATATATGTTGCGTAATATTTCCAAGACATTTCTAAGTTCACCAATTGTTGCCGGACTTAACTATGTGTTTAGTCCTTTTTTTACAGGTGGGGCACCTTTCAGCGAAATTGCAACAATTGCAGATACACCCGCATCTAGACAAATGTTAATTAACTATGTCAACAACAATTATAATATCGATAATTCTATTCACAACACATGGCAAAGCCAACTAAAAGCTAAGGGATATCCTCAATTAACAAGAAACGTTGCAATCTCCAATGGTAGCGAGTGTGGCACAGATCAAAACTTAGAAGACTTAGTAACCATGCATCACAGCAGCAAAGGTTGGTTTGTAGATATTCTTGGCGCACTGATTGGCGGTGTAACATTAGATCCTGGGCAAATATTACTTTCTCTTATTCCTGGAGAATCTCGATATTATTATGATTTTGTTGCTCGTCCTATGATAACTCTTAATGAGTCTAAACAATTATATTACGGCAAAATTGTATATAAGAAAAAAATACTATGGGCTATTCCTGCGCAGAATACGCTCTTGTCTGGTAGTAGAAACCAACCTCAAAATGTACTTCCTATAGATAAGTATGGTGGTGGAAAATTTACATTTCCAAAATCATCGCTTCCACCATGGATTGGGAATCACATCGATGTACACGATTTTTCATTCGTACCGACTCCAAGCGCATTAGATTATAAATTTGGAAATTCTGCCCTTTCAGAAAGCGATTATCAAAAATCATATTCTCCTGTAGATGATAAACTTGACGTTCCGTTTGCCAATTTTGTAGCCGAACAAGTATTGAGTTATGGGGATGAAAACAACAATCATATTAATTTTAGTCCAAGAAATCGACAGTTTCTCATTGCTCAACTTTCAGGTAACAATCAAAACCAACCCATCACATCCTCTTATCTATGCGGTAGCAAAGTAAAAATAGGTGGAGAAAATCTACTTTGTGGGAGTAACATAGCAACTTACACCACAGGCTTTGCACCAACAATACAATGGTCTATACTGAACGGCTCTAACCTTATTGATATTAATGGACCTTCTAACCAACCTCAAATTTCATTCACACCCAAAACCAATGCAAATGGATTTGTAAAACTTCAAGCATATCTTTCAGGAGGGGGAGCAAGTAATACGGTAACTAAAGATATCTGGATAGGAAAACCATTTTTCGATGTCACTCAAATAGATAATCCCAATTATTATAACGAGTCACATTTTTATTTAGATGGTGGAGTAAATTTTCCAATAGAATCACAGGGTATAACCAATATTAAATGGACGAAAATTTCTTCAAACCCATCTACTGTAAGATTATTTGCCATGCAAAATCATCGGGAAGCTTGGGCGATAGGCGACAATAATTCATGGAATATGGATATAAAAGTTGAGGTAACTAATGCTTGTGGCACAACAGAATATTTTACAACAATAACACCACCTCCTACACTTCCTTGCGAAACATACTCTTTAGCAAAAGATAATACAACAGATAGTTATGCAATATTAAAAATTGTTGAACCACCATGTAATTTAAACAAAACAGTCACCTCAAAGCAAGGAGACCAATATCAGATTACTGTTGCTAATGGTATGGGGATAATAATAATTTCAAAAATAGGAGATGCTTTTGATTTACAAGGTTTCCCAACAGGGATGTATGTAATCAATATCTCAAAAGATAACCAAACCATTATCAATCAAACTTTAATGAAGAACTAA
- a CDS encoding type II toxin-antitoxin system RelE/ParE family toxin: protein MKIIWTDFAIENLKDIFDYYSNKANKKVAHKIRKQILTSTKQLINNPKSGQIELNLEKLNQKHRYIVCGNYKVIYKIVDTKIIINDIFDGRQNPIKMTDERRKSK from the coding sequence ATGAAAATTATTTGGACCGATTTTGCAATAGAAAATCTTAAAGATATTTTTGATTATTACTCAAATAAAGCAAATAAAAAAGTTGCTCATAAAATTCGGAAGCAAATTTTGACCTCGACAAAACAATTAATCAATAATCCTAAATCTGGCCAAATTGAATTAAATCTAGAAAAACTAAATCAAAAGCATAGATATATTGTTTGTGGAAATTATAAAGTCATTTACAAAATTGTGGATACTAAAATAATCATCAATGACATTTTTGATGGAAGACAAAATCCAATAAAAATGACTGATGAAAGAAGAAAATCAAAATAA
- a CDS encoding lipocalin family protein — MKTKSFLIILNLLIGISSFGQSKHSEYKKMLNGKWEYNVAYDTIAVAISEMEKNDNFFFTDMKINNDNIVIDDSTDKWNGKWELNNNELIIKLDNRKILKYYITKLTKNEIELQEFGAKIPSLGYKKRK, encoded by the coding sequence ATGAAAACTAAATCATTTCTAATTATTTTAAATTTATTAATTGGAATTTCAAGTTTTGGTCAGAGTAAACATTCTGAATATAAAAAAATGTTGAATGGAAAATGGGAATATAATGTAGCTTATGATACTATAGCTGTTGCAATTTCTGAAATGGAAAAAAACGATAATTTTTTCTTTACAGATATGAAAATTAATAATGATAATATTGTAATTGATGATTCAACAGATAAATGGAATGGAAAATGGGAGTTGAATAATAATGAACTCATCATAAAATTAGATAACCGAAAAATATTAAAATATTACATTACAAAACTAACTAAAAACGAGATTGAATTACAAGAATTTGGAGCTAAAATTCCATCACTTGGATATAAAAAAAGGAAATAA
- a CDS encoding transposase — MNLIAYQYFEGIDLMAIEGVSEGLIMALIAEVGLDGIRKFPTAKQFTAWLRLAPNNKISGGKVLSNHIPKGSSRLKIAFRNTANAMGNLKEGWLAEFFKRLSYKKGRATAVSALARKLAVIIWNMLVKGQGYNPPSQYLFLDEKRKIAAAKRIQKQITKFGLTNKDIEFKTT; from the coding sequence ATGAATTTAATTGCTTACCAATATTTTGAAGGGATAGACTTGATGGCGATTGAGGGAGTAAGCGAAGGGTTGATTATGGCTCTCATCGCAGAAGTCGGATTAGATGGGATTAGAAAATTTCCCACTGCAAAACAATTCACTGCATGGCTCAGGCTCGCCCCCAACAACAAAATAAGTGGTGGCAAAGTATTATCCAACCACATTCCGAAGGGAAGTTCGCGGCTGAAAATAGCATTCAGAAACACGGCCAATGCCATGGGCAACCTAAAGGAGGGATGGCTCGCTGAGTTCTTCAAAAGATTAAGCTACAAAAAAGGAAGGGCAACTGCTGTTTCTGCACTCGCCCGAAAGCTCGCCGTCATTATATGGAATATGCTCGTTAAGGGGCAAGGTTACAATCCGCCTTCACAATACCTTTTTCTGGACGAGAAAAGAAAAATAGCAGCAGCCAAAAGAATACAAAAACAAATCACTAAATTTGGACTGACTAATAAGGATATTGAATTCAAAACAACTTGA
- a CDS encoding HNH endonuclease family protein gives METTLRTEITIKDICEGFVYNELEGKGLFGLSGTLTIQPEYQRNYIYADGKRDVAVIESILKGYPLGLIYFNKVKDNNFEVLDGQQRITSFGRFVTNKFAIKDQNGMEQYFSGIAKDKQDKILNTKLLIYECEGTETEIKEWFRTINIAGVPLNSQELLNAVYSGPFVTLAKEEFSNSTNANIQKWSAYVSGSANRQEFLERALDWVSKGNVDNYMSKHRFDNNITELKNYFNSVIDWISSVFTDVETEMRGLEWGRLYETYKKQPYDHKKVAEQVRELYADSYVKNRKGVFEFILGGSTDTKLIEVRVFDEATKKSVYAKQTTEAEKNGISNCPLCAIGHDSNKTKIWKLNEMDADHVTAWSKGGATDIKNCEMLCKTHNRAKGNK, from the coding sequence ATGGAAACAACTTTACGAACAGAAATTACCATAAAAGATATTTGCGAAGGCTTTGTTTATAACGAATTGGAAGGAAAAGGTTTGTTTGGCTTATCGGGAACTTTAACCATTCAACCTGAATATCAACGAAACTATATTTATGCAGACGGAAAACGTGATGTTGCAGTTATAGAATCCATTTTGAAAGGCTATCCGCTTGGACTAATTTATTTCAACAAAGTGAAAGACAACAATTTTGAGGTTTTAGACGGACAGCAACGTATTACAAGTTTTGGACGTTTTGTAACCAACAAATTTGCAATAAAAGACCAAAACGGAATGGAGCAATATTTTTCGGGAATTGCAAAAGACAAACAAGACAAAATCTTAAACACAAAACTTTTGATTTACGAATGTGAAGGAACAGAAACCGAAATAAAAGAATGGTTTAGAACTATCAATATTGCAGGTGTTCCACTAAACAGTCAAGAACTTTTAAATGCAGTTTATTCTGGACCTTTCGTAACGCTTGCAAAAGAAGAATTTAGCAATAGTACAAATGCTAACATTCAAAAATGGAGTGCTTATGTTTCGGGAAGTGCCAACAGACAGGAGTTTTTAGAACGAGCTTTAGATTGGGTCAGTAAAGGAAACGTTGACAATTATATGAGTAAACATCGTTTTGACAACAACATTACGGAACTCAAAAATTATTTCAACAGCGTGATAGATTGGATTTCTTCCGTTTTTACAGATGTTGAAACCGAAATGCGAGGTTTGGAATGGGGACGACTTTACGAAACCTACAAAAAACAACCTTACGACCACAAAAAAGTTGCTGAGCAAGTTCGAGAACTTTACGCTGACAGTTATGTGAAAAACAGAAAAGGCGTTTTTGAGTTTATTCTTGGTGGTTCGACAGATACAAAACTTATTGAAGTTCGAGTTTTTGACGAAGCAACCAAAAAATCGGTTTACGCAAAACAAACAACCGAAGCAGAAAAAAATGGAATTTCAAATTGTCCTTTATGTGCAATCGGGCACGATTCTAACAAAACAAAAATTTGGAAACTCAACGAAATGGATGCAGACCACGTAACAGCTTGGAGTAAAGGCGGAGCAACTGACATTAAAAACTGTGAAATGCTTTGTAAAACACACAACCGAGCAAAAGGAAACAAATAA
- a CDS encoding IS1182 family transposase — MQGKKSFTPQLFVSVNLLDLVPEDNFYRKMLSELNLDFIYKATQKYYGKEGQESIDPVVFFKILLVGYLNNINSDRQLIAFCSDSLSIRLFLGYDVHEQLPWHSTISRTRGLYGEEVFLNLFKEVLRMCVSKNMVRGKRQAVDSVFIKANASMDSLVEKEVLEDASAFVNELEENSEYKVTTTRKKLVERHHDWKAEAYKGMPANSNSRQIDENGNLIRPKYLSNHTHYSPTDSDARVSVKPGKARQLNYFGQIAVDDAHHVITGACSDFADKRDSQCLEQIVELTEENLKENGIELQELLADGGYSSGEALAYLHEKNINAYIPNFGQYKSEREGFTYHKEENYYQCTKPEGKQAKLLFKGEKMDSKGYTKRTYRSSETDCKNCPLREQCCGKSTKFKKLDDSIHKEHYDRMHQKLTQNEKYAKKMVRVRSKTVEPVIGTLINFTNMKRVNTRGIKNANKHVLMASLTYNLKKYMRFTIKKPSILAQVLSLKQGKNFAFSKRAFSVYKNSILSYSNSRILNYN; from the coding sequence ATGCAAGGAAAGAAGAGTTTTACACCACAATTATTTGTTTCGGTCAATTTATTAGACCTAGTTCCAGAGGATAATTTTTATAGAAAAATGTTATCCGAACTCAATTTAGATTTCATTTATAAAGCAACTCAAAAGTATTATGGTAAGGAAGGACAGGAGAGTATAGATCCTGTTGTTTTCTTTAAGATATTATTGGTGGGATATTTAAACAATATCAATTCAGATAGACAGTTGATAGCTTTTTGTAGTGATAGCTTGTCGATAAGATTGTTTTTAGGTTATGATGTACATGAGCAGCTTCCTTGGCACAGTACCATTAGCCGAACTCGCGGTTTGTATGGCGAAGAAGTCTTTTTAAACTTGTTTAAAGAAGTCTTGAGAATGTGCGTTTCTAAAAATATGGTTCGTGGTAAACGACAAGCGGTGGACAGCGTTTTCATCAAAGCTAATGCTTCTATGGATAGCTTGGTAGAGAAAGAAGTTTTAGAAGACGCCAGTGCTTTTGTAAACGAACTAGAAGAAAACAGCGAATACAAAGTAACTACCACCCGCAAGAAACTCGTTGAACGCCACCATGATTGGAAAGCAGAAGCGTATAAAGGAATGCCAGCAAATAGCAATAGTAGACAGATAGATGAAAACGGCAATCTCATCCGTCCCAAATACCTATCTAATCACACCCATTATTCTCCCACAGATAGCGATGCTAGAGTGAGTGTAAAACCCGGCAAAGCGCGACAATTAAATTATTTTGGACAAATCGCAGTTGACGATGCGCACCATGTCATTACAGGAGCGTGTTCAGATTTTGCGGATAAACGCGACAGTCAGTGTTTAGAACAAATTGTAGAACTCACAGAAGAAAACCTAAAGGAAAACGGAATAGAATTACAAGAACTTTTAGCCGATGGTGGTTACAGCAGTGGCGAAGCATTGGCGTATTTGCACGAAAAAAACATCAACGCCTACATCCCTAACTTCGGACAATACAAATCAGAGCGAGAAGGTTTTACTTACCACAAAGAAGAAAACTATTATCAATGCACAAAACCCGAAGGTAAGCAAGCTAAACTGCTTTTCAAAGGCGAAAAAATGGATAGTAAAGGCTACACCAAACGAACGTACCGAAGCAGTGAAACAGATTGCAAAAACTGTCCACTAAGAGAACAATGCTGTGGCAAAAGCACCAAGTTTAAAAAGCTAGACGACAGCATCCACAAAGAACATTACGACCGTATGCATCAAAAACTCACCCAAAACGAGAAATATGCCAAGAAAATGGTTAGAGTGCGAAGCAAAACGGTAGAACCCGTCATTGGAACGTTGATCAACTTTACCAACATGAAACGAGTCAACACTCGAGGCATCAAAAACGCAAACAAACATGTACTGATGGCAAGTTTAACCTACAACTTGAAGAAATACATGCGTTTTACCATTAAAAAACCAAGTATTTTAGCCCAAGTTCTATCTCTAAAACAAGGGAAGAACTTTGCTTTTTCAAAACGCGCCTTTTCAGTCTATAAAAACTCGATTTTAAGCTATTCAAATTCTAGAATTTTGAACTACAACTAA